One Mesorhizobium sp. L-2-11 genomic region harbors:
- the tnpC gene encoding IS66 family transposase produces the protein MVLPGLALPDDVDALKAMILSMAREQAASEARIAVADARIAASEAEVARLKAVEKSASERIANLTSILKVLQRTQHGTRSERLRLAIDDEQASFAFEEVETGLSEIRSELDRAVGNKPKRAPRPRKGFAAHLERIEEVVEPEIPADCEGLEKVLIGEDRSERLDVVPPKFQVIVTRRPKYAFRGRDGVVQALAPAHIIESGLPTERLLAYIAVSKYADGLPLYRQEAIYLRDGVEISRSLMAQWMGHLGFELQMLADYILERIKEGERVFADETTLPTLAPGSGKTTKAWLWAYARDDRPYGGTSPPMVAYRFEDSRGADCVARHLAGFSGILQVDGYSAYTNLVKARAKAGSNETIRLAGCWAHLRRKFYDLHISGVSQAATDSIIAMTELWKVEDEVRGKDAGSRAALRQEKSVAIVASLFDLWEAELGKVSGKSKTAEAIRYALTRREALERFLMDGRIEIDSNIVERAIRPQTITRKNSLFAGSHGGGRTWATVATLLQTCKMNSVDPLDWLSQTLTRIAQGWPASEIEMLMPWNFRPDVIG, from the coding sequence ATGGTTCTACCGGGTCTTGCCCTTCCCGACGACGTTGATGCGCTGAAGGCGATGATCCTTTCCATGGCTCGCGAGCAGGCTGCAAGCGAGGCCCGGATCGCAGTCGCCGACGCTCGGATCGCAGCATCTGAGGCGGAGGTCGCCCGGCTGAAAGCTGTCGAGAAAAGCGCCAGCGAGCGGATCGCCAATCTCACGTCAATCCTGAAAGTTTTACAGCGCACGCAACATGGCACGCGTTCCGAGCGGCTACGCCTGGCCATCGACGACGAGCAGGCCTCCTTTGCCTTCGAAGAGGTCGAGACCGGCCTTTCGGAAATCCGGAGCGAACTCGACCGCGCGGTCGGGAACAAGCCGAAGCGCGCCCCGCGTCCGCGCAAGGGCTTTGCTGCCCACCTCGAACGCATCGAGGAGGTCGTCGAGCCGGAAATCCCGGCCGACTGCGAGGGGCTTGAAAAGGTTCTGATCGGCGAGGATCGATCCGAGCGGCTGGACGTCGTGCCGCCGAAGTTCCAGGTCATCGTCACGCGCCGTCCCAAATACGCCTTCCGGGGCCGTGACGGCGTGGTCCAGGCTCTGGCGCCGGCGCACATCATCGAAAGCGGGCTGCCGACGGAGCGGCTGCTCGCCTATATCGCCGTCTCCAAATACGCCGACGGCCTCCCGCTTTATCGGCAGGAGGCGATCTATCTGCGCGACGGCGTCGAGATCAGCCGGTCGTTGATGGCGCAGTGGATGGGGCATCTGGGCTTCGAGCTGCAGATGCTTGCTGATTACATACTGGAGCGCATCAAGGAGGGCGAAAGGGTCTTCGCCGACGAGACGACCTTGCCCACCCTTGCCCCTGGTTCCGGGAAAACCACGAAAGCCTGGTTGTGGGCCTACGCACGGGATGACCGACCCTATGGCGGAACCAGTCCGCCAATGGTTGCCTATCGTTTTGAAGACAGCAGAGGTGCGGATTGCGTGGCGCGCCACCTCGCCGGATTCAGCGGTATCCTGCAAGTGGATGGCTACTCGGCCTATACCAACCTGGTCAAGGCACGGGCCAAAGCCGGCAGCAATGAAACAATCCGGCTCGCCGGGTGCTGGGCTCACCTGCGGCGCAAATTCTACGACCTGCACATCAGCGGGGTCTCGCAGGCCGCGACGGATTCGATCATCGCCATGACCGAATTGTGGAAGGTCGAGGACGAGGTCCGCGGCAAGGATGCCGGAAGCCGCGCCGCGCTACGTCAGGAAAAGTCCGTGGCCATTGTCGCGAGCCTCTTCGATCTATGGGAAGCGGAACTGGGCAAGGTCTCCGGAAAATCCAAGACCGCCGAGGCGATCCGCTACGCGCTCACCCGGCGGGAGGCGCTGGAACGCTTTCTGATGGACGGTCGCATCGAAATCGACTCCAATATCGTCGAGCGTGCAATCAGGCCCCAGACGATCACGCGAAAGAATAGTCTATTCGCCGGCAGCCACGGCGGTGGACGAACCTGGGCGACGGTAGCCACCTTGCTGCAAACCTGCAAAATGAACAGCGTCGATCCGCTCGACTGGCTCTCGCAGACCTTGACCCGCATCGCTCAAGGCTGGCCGGCATCCGAAATCGAAATGCTCATGCCTTGGAACTTTAGGCCTGACGTTATCGGCTGA
- the tnpB gene encoding IS66 family insertion sequence element accessory protein TnpB (TnpB, as the term is used for proteins encoded by IS66 family insertion elements, is considered an accessory protein, since TnpC, encoded by a neighboring gene, is a DDE family transposase.), with protein MIASGVVVYVSCQPVDFRKGAASLMALVRDGGLDPFSGALHVFRSKRADRVRIVWWDGSGVCLYSKTLEDHSFCWPGISAARMRLDHAQLMALLAGLDWKKIRPARVRRPLSTG; from the coding sequence ATGATCGCTTCCGGTGTGGTGGTTTACGTGTCGTGCCAGCCGGTCGACTTCCGCAAGGGCGCGGCATCTTTGATGGCGCTGGTCAGGGATGGCGGCCTGGACCCATTCTCGGGGGCACTTCACGTATTCCGTTCGAAGCGTGCGGACCGGGTTCGCATCGTGTGGTGGGACGGCAGCGGGGTTTGTCTTTATTCGAAGACTCTGGAAGATCACAGCTTCTGCTGGCCGGGGATATCGGCCGCGCGCATGCGTCTCGACCACGCCCAGTTGATGGCGCTTCTGGCCGGACTGGACTGGAAAAAGATTCGTCCGGCCAGGGTCAGGCGGCCGTTATCGACGGGCTGA
- a CDS encoding transposase — protein sequence MSDSMSHHRTFEILTAEPVPSRRKPRHRSDEEKARLVAEAFSPGGNVSAVARSEGLDPSQLYAWRRKALSSGMVAPLTEGASKPAKFTRFEAVGSDTVEIVIGDAVVRAGGDVDPDRLARIIRAVRKA from the coding sequence ATGAGCGACAGTATGAGCCATCATCGAACATTCGAGATTTTGACGGCGGAGCCTGTGCCGTCCCGACGCAAGCCGCGCCATCGGTCGGACGAAGAGAAGGCACGGCTTGTCGCCGAAGCGTTCTCGCCAGGGGGCAATGTCTCGGCGGTTGCGCGTTCCGAGGGGCTGGACCCCTCGCAGCTCTATGCGTGGCGCCGCAAGGCGCTTTCGTCGGGCATGGTTGCGCCACTGACGGAGGGAGCGAGCAAGCCGGCGAAGTTCACGCGCTTTGAAGCGGTGGGCAGCGACACGGTGGAAATCGTCATTGGCGACGCAGTGGTGCGCGCCGGCGGCGATGTCGATCCCGATCGCCTGGCGAGGATCATCCGCGCGGTTCGTAAGGCATGA
- a CDS encoding DUF982 domain-containing protein, protein MPAFIPITIYLNHRSMLVASIADAETALQQPWPFMDKPSRLEAIRMIEECLAGHCSHQAAAFKAAASEQGLLKRNPPSVGLRKFDGVAEDLM, encoded by the coding sequence ATGCCGGCGTTTATACCGATTACGATCTACCTGAATCACAGATCTATGCTGGTTGCGTCGATCGCTGATGCTGAGACGGCGCTTCAGCAACCATGGCCATTCATGGACAAGCCGTCCCGACTTGAGGCAATCCGAATGATCGAGGAATGCCTGGCCGGACATTGCAGTCACCAAGCTGCTGCCTTTAAGGCGGCCGCAAGTGAACAGGGGCTTCTCAAGCGAAATCCTCCAAGCGTAGGCCTCAGGAAATTCGACGGGGTTGCCGAAGACCTGATGTGA
- a CDS encoding Gfo/Idh/MocA family protein → MKPRIAVLGCGYWGSNHIRTLKALGALHAVSDVNPARAEGFASEQDCLAIEPEALFVRSDIDAIVMALPPQFHADMAVRAVQGGKDVLVEKPIALTVADAERSVKAAADNGRVFMVGHVLRFHPAFETLKALIDNGELGEVRYIHSHRLGLGKFHTENDALWDLAPHDLSMILAITGTEPIEVRGEGAALLDNLSDFAHLHMRFPNGLRSHLFASRLNPYRERRLTVVGTKAMAVFDDVEPWERKLAVYRHAVWQDSGQWAFTTNEPSYVAVGEGMPLTRELEHFIQCIETRAEPRTSGEEAIRVLRILTAGTVAHTGSSS, encoded by the coding sequence ATGAAACCGCGCATTGCAGTCCTGGGTTGCGGATACTGGGGCAGCAACCACATCCGCACCCTCAAGGCGCTCGGCGCGCTGCACGCGGTCTCGGACGTCAACCCCGCCCGCGCTGAAGGCTTCGCCAGCGAGCAGGATTGCCTGGCGATTGAGCCGGAGGCGCTGTTTGTGCGCAGCGACATCGACGCCATCGTGATGGCGCTGCCGCCGCAGTTCCACGCCGATATGGCGGTGCGCGCCGTCCAGGGCGGCAAGGACGTGCTGGTGGAGAAGCCGATCGCGCTGACGGTGGCCGATGCCGAGCGTTCGGTGAAGGCGGCGGCCGACAATGGCCGCGTCTTCATGGTCGGTCATGTGCTACGCTTTCATCCTGCCTTCGAGACGTTGAAGGCGCTGATCGACAATGGCGAGCTCGGCGAGGTCCGCTATATCCATTCGCATCGGCTCGGGCTCGGCAAATTCCACACCGAGAACGATGCGCTGTGGGATCTGGCGCCGCACGATCTGTCGATGATCCTGGCCATCACCGGCACGGAGCCGATCGAGGTGCGTGGCGAGGGGGCAGCGCTCCTCGACAATCTCAGCGATTTCGCGCATCTGCACATGCGCTTTCCCAACGGTCTGCGCAGCCACCTCTTCGCGTCGCGGCTCAACCCCTACCGCGAACGGCGGCTGACCGTGGTCGGCACCAAGGCGATGGCGGTGTTCGACGATGTCGAGCCGTGGGAGCGCAAGCTCGCCGTCTACCGCCACGCGGTATGGCAAGACAGCGGCCAATGGGCCTTCACCACAAACGAGCCGTCCTATGTGGCAGTGGGCGAGGGCATGCCGCTGACGCGAGAGCTCGAGCATTTCATCCAGTGCATCGAGACGCGGGCAGAACCGCGTACCAGCGGCGAGGAAGCGATCAGGGTGCTGCGTATCCTGACCGCCGGCACGGTTGCCCACACCGGATCGTCTTCCTGA
- the mnmA gene encoding tRNA 2-thiouridine(34) synthase MnmA, with the protein MNSLDLPGRPEDTRIVVAMSGGVDSSVVAGLLKHEGYDVVGVTLQLYDHGAATHRAGSCCAGQDIDDARRVSETLGIPHYVLNYEERFRKAVIDPFAESYVAGETPIPCVSCNQTVKFADLLATAKELGAEALATGHYIRSGANGAHRALYRPVDADRDQSYFLFATTQAQIDYLRFPLGGLSKPEVRAIAEEMGLTVAAKQDSQDICFVPQGKYSDIIAKLKPTAANPGDIVHIDGRVLGRHEGILRYTIGQRRGIGIASGEPLYVVHLDADRARVVVGPREALETHKIYLRGMNWLGDAALSDIPAAGLELFAKVRSTRPPRPAVLHHDAGITSVELVDGESGIAPGQACVLYSDDGNEARVFGGGFIERSERGAEAEAMLTRLAARPAQIPAE; encoded by the coding sequence ATGAACAGCCTCGACCTTCCCGGACGCCCCGAAGATACCCGCATCGTTGTCGCCATGTCGGGCGGCGTCGATTCGTCGGTCGTTGCCGGCCTTTTGAAGCATGAAGGCTATGATGTCGTCGGGGTCACGCTGCAGCTCTACGACCATGGCGCGGCAACGCACCGGGCCGGCTCGTGCTGCGCCGGCCAGGACATCGACGATGCCCGCCGCGTCTCCGAGACGCTCGGCATTCCGCATTATGTGCTCAATTACGAGGAGCGCTTCCGCAAGGCGGTGATCGACCCCTTCGCCGAGAGCTATGTGGCCGGCGAAACGCCGATCCCTTGCGTTTCCTGCAACCAGACGGTGAAATTCGCCGACCTCCTGGCGACCGCCAAGGAGCTCGGCGCCGAGGCGCTGGCCACCGGCCATTACATCCGTTCCGGCGCCAACGGCGCTCATCGCGCATTGTACCGGCCGGTCGATGCGGACCGCGACCAGAGCTATTTCCTGTTCGCCACCACACAGGCGCAGATCGACTATTTGCGCTTTCCGCTCGGCGGCCTGTCGAAGCCTGAGGTTCGCGCCATCGCCGAGGAAATGGGCCTGACGGTCGCTGCCAAGCAGGACAGCCAGGACATCTGCTTCGTACCGCAGGGCAAGTATTCCGATATCATCGCCAAGCTGAAGCCGACTGCTGCCAATCCGGGCGACATCGTCCATATCGACGGCCGCGTGCTCGGCCGCCATGAAGGCATTTTGCGCTACACGATCGGTCAGCGCCGCGGCATCGGCATCGCCTCGGGCGAGCCGCTCTACGTCGTCCATCTCGACGCCGACCGGGCCCGCGTCGTCGTTGGCCCGCGCGAGGCGCTGGAAACGCACAAGATCTATTTGCGCGGCATGAACTGGCTGGGCGACGCTGCGCTGTCAGATATCCCGGCCGCCGGGCTGGAGCTTTTCGCCAAGGTCCGCTCGACCCGTCCGCCACGCCCTGCCGTGCTGCATCACGACGCCGGCATCACTTCGGTGGAACTGGTCGACGGCGAGTCCGGTATCGCGCCCGGCCAGGCCTGCGTGCTCTATTCCGACGACGGCAACGAGGCCCGCGTGTTCGGCGGCGGCTTCATCGAGCGCTCCGAACGCGGCGCCGAGGCCGAGGCGATGCTGACGCGTCTGGCAGCCCGGCCGGCGCAGATTCCCGCCGAATAG
- the sciP gene encoding CtrA inhibitor SciP: MTDLVRPRVKYVIGPDGSPLTIADLPPTNTRRWVIRRKAEVVAAVRGGLLSLEEACQRYKLTTEEFLSWQASIDEYGLAGLRTTRIQQYRH; this comes from the coding sequence ATGACCGATCTTGTTAGACCGCGCGTTAAATATGTTATCGGGCCTGACGGCAGCCCCCTTACGATTGCCGATCTGCCGCCGACGAACACACGTCGCTGGGTTATCCGGCGCAAGGCGGAAGTGGTGGCGGCGGTGCGCGGCGGGCTTTTGAGCCTCGAAGAGGCGTGCCAGCGCTACAAGCTGACCACTGAGGAATTCCTGTCCTGGCAGGCGTCGATCGACGAATATGGACTTGCCGGGCTGCGCACGACGCGCATCCAGCAATATCGGCATTAG
- a CDS encoding flagellar export protein FliJ encodes MKSRENLVRLKQFQVNEKRRQLLQLDMMIAEFERMAVELELQITAEEKKAGITDINHFAYPTFAKAARLRRDNLRNSQSDLAQQRSVAESLLGEAEAELSKAEMLESRDTKIRDAETGGRSAMIG; translated from the coding sequence ATGAAGTCACGTGAAAACCTCGTTCGGCTGAAGCAGTTTCAGGTGAACGAGAAGCGGCGGCAGTTGCTGCAACTCGACATGATGATCGCCGAATTCGAGCGCATGGCTGTCGAACTGGAGCTGCAGATCACTGCCGAAGAAAAGAAAGCCGGCATCACCGACATCAACCATTTTGCCTACCCGACCTTCGCCAAGGCAGCGCGCCTGCGCCGCGACAACCTCAGGAATTCGCAAAGCGACCTCGCCCAACAGCGTAGCGTTGCCGAATCACTGCTCGGCGAAGCCGAAGCCGAGCTTTCCAAAGCAGAAATGCTCGAATCGCGCGACACCAAGATCCGCGACGCCGAGACCGGCGGCCGCAGCGCCATGATCGGCTGA
- the ctrA gene encoding response regulator transcription factor CtrA, whose translation MRVLLIEDDSATAQSIELMLKSESFNVYTTDLGEEGVDLGKLYDYDIILLDLNLPDMSGYEVLRTLRLSKVKTPILILSGMAGIEDKVRGLGFGADDYMTKPFHKDELVARIHAIVRRSKGHAQSVITTGDLVVNLDAKTVEVGGQRVHLTGKEYQMLELLSLRKGTTLTKEMFLNHLYGGMDEPELKIIDVFICKLRKKLDAASGGQNYIETVWGRGYVLREPEDIRVSA comes from the coding sequence ATGCGTGTTCTGCTGATAGAAGATGACAGTGCGACCGCACAGAGCATCGAGCTGATGCTGAAATCGGAAAGTTTCAATGTCTATACGACCGATCTTGGCGAGGAAGGGGTCGATCTAGGTAAGCTCTACGACTACGACATCATCCTTCTCGATCTCAATCTCCCCGACATGTCGGGATACGAGGTGTTGCGAACACTTCGCCTTTCCAAAGTGAAGACGCCGATCCTTATCCTGTCCGGCATGGCCGGCATCGAGGACAAGGTACGTGGGCTCGGCTTCGGCGCAGACGACTATATGACCAAGCCGTTCCACAAGGACGAACTGGTCGCCCGCATCCACGCCATCGTGCGGCGTTCGAAGGGCCATGCCCAGTCGGTCATCACCACCGGCGACCTGGTGGTCAACCTTGATGCCAAGACCGTTGAGGTCGGTGGCCAGCGCGTGCATCTGACCGGCAAGGAGTACCAGATGCTGGAACTGCTCTCGCTGCGCAAGGGCACCACGCTGACGAAGGAAATGTTCCTCAACCACCTTTACGGCGGCATGGACGAACCGGAACTGAAGATCATCGACGTGTTTATCTGCAAGCTGCGCAAGAAGCTCGACGCTGCTTCCGGCGGCCAGAACTACATCGAGACGGTTTGGGGTCGCGGCTACGTGCTGCGCGAGCCGGAAGACATCCGCGTCAGCGCCTGA
- a CDS encoding response regulator, translating into MKRCMFIDDSSVIRRVAKRILGGSDMLVIEAASGLDAVEMCAADMPDIIIVDGALPDMQAEDVIRRVRAMESPIQPKILISLVEVDVASIMRAKRAGAHGYLLKPFTRPQLLERFRSLRFTA; encoded by the coding sequence ATGAAACGCTGCATGTTCATCGACGATTCGAGCGTCATCAGAAGGGTTGCAAAGCGCATCCTGGGTGGTTCCGACATGCTGGTCATCGAAGCTGCCAGCGGGCTTGATGCGGTTGAGATGTGCGCTGCCGACATGCCGGATATCATCATTGTCGACGGCGCCTTGCCGGACATGCAGGCCGAGGACGTCATCCGCCGCGTACGCGCCATGGAAAGTCCGATACAACCGAAGATCCTGATTTCGCTGGTTGAGGTCGACGTCGCTTCGATCATGCGGGCAAAGCGCGCCGGCGCCCACGGCTATCTGCTGAAGCCGTTCACTCGGCCGCAACTTCTCGAGCGCTTCCGCAGCTTGAGATTTACAGCCTGA
- the chpT gene encoding histidine phosphotransferase ChpT produces MAELFTLSAPDLAALLCSRVCHDIISPVGAINNGLELLDEGGADEDAMKLIRQSARNASARLQFARIAFGAAGSAGMMIDTGDAEAVAIAFLKNEKPDLIWNGTRALLPKNKVKLLLNLILVANAAIPRGGKLTVTLENLDTEPRFALAANGPMLRVPPKFLELHSGNKPEEPIDAHSVQPYYTLLLAREANMTISIHATAEEIVLSAA; encoded by the coding sequence ATGGCCGAGCTTTTCACCCTTTCCGCACCCGATCTCGCCGCGCTTTTGTGCAGCCGGGTCTGCCACGACATCATTTCGCCGGTCGGCGCCATAAACAACGGGCTTGAGCTGCTCGACGAAGGCGGCGCCGACGAAGACGCCATGAAATTGATCCGCCAGAGCGCCAGAAACGCCTCGGCCCGCCTGCAATTCGCCCGCATCGCCTTCGGCGCAGCCGGTTCTGCCGGCATGATGATCGACACCGGCGATGCCGAGGCCGTTGCGATCGCCTTCTTGAAGAACGAGAAGCCGGACCTGATCTGGAATGGAACCCGTGCCCTGCTGCCCAAGAACAAGGTAAAGCTGCTGCTCAACCTCATTCTCGTCGCCAACGCTGCCATTCCGCGTGGCGGCAAGCTTACGGTCACGCTTGAAAACCTCGACACGGAGCCACGCTTTGCGCTCGCCGCGAACGGTCCGATGCTGCGCGTGCCGCCCAAATTCCTGGAGCTCCATTCCGGCAACAAGCCTGAAGAACCGATCGACGCGCATTCGGTGCAGCCCTACTACACGCTGCTTTTGGCGCGCGAGGCGAACATGACCATATCGATCCACGCAACCGCAGAAGAAATTGTTCTCTCGGCTGCTTGA
- a CDS encoding DUF1134 domain-containing protein → MAIALMGLVVFSTSPSRAQEYTAQEIVDSGHKFFGATSGGLATVVEKIFSSYGLPNGYLLGEEGSGALIGGLTYGEGTLYTKNAGDHKVFWQGPSLGWDFGGEGSRVMMLVYNLDDVTSLYNRFGGLAGSAYLVAGVGFNVMKNNNVLLVPIRTGVGARLGVNLGYLKLTQHATWNPF, encoded by the coding sequence ATGGCGATCGCTCTCATGGGCCTTGTCGTCTTTTCAACCTCGCCTTCGCGGGCCCAGGAGTACACCGCTCAGGAGATCGTCGATTCCGGTCATAAATTCTTCGGTGCGACGTCGGGCGGGCTCGCCACCGTCGTGGAGAAGATTTTCTCCTCCTATGGCCTGCCCAATGGCTATTTGCTTGGCGAGGAGGGCTCGGGCGCCCTGATCGGTGGCCTGACCTATGGTGAAGGCACACTCTACACCAAGAATGCCGGCGATCACAAAGTGTTCTGGCAGGGCCCGTCGCTCGGCTGGGATTTTGGCGGCGAGGGCTCGCGGGTGATGATGCTGGTCTATAATCTCGACGATGTGACCAGCCTCTACAATCGTTTCGGCGGCCTTGCCGGTTCCGCCTACCTCGTGGCTGGCGTTGGCTTCAACGTGATGAAGAACAACAATGTGCTGCTGGTGCCGATCCGTACCGGCGTTGGCGCCCGGCTTGGCGTCAACCTCGGCTATCTCAAGCTTACCCAGCACGCCACCTGGAATCCATTCTGA
- a CDS encoding TrmH family RNA methyltransferase → MRSIRIDDPQDPRVAAYLDIRERDLAGRQGRFVAEGKVVLEMLLAAKRFAAESVLVLENRLAGLDTTLRKAPADLPVYVAASEVMDRIAGFHMHRGILAIGRKGEAQSAEALLDTLPARALIVVLIGIANHDNMGSIFRNAAAFGADAVFLDATCCDPLYRKAIRVSVGAALKIPFASFTETVGFTAALDRLGFGQFALSPRGQTDIRDAKRTERLALYLGTEGEGLPEMLLARLRTVRIDMTEGFDSLNVAAASAIALHHFSASRT, encoded by the coding sequence ATGCGCAGCATTCGTATCGACGACCCGCAAGACCCGCGCGTCGCCGCCTATCTCGACATTCGCGAGCGCGATCTTGCCGGGCGGCAGGGTCGTTTCGTTGCCGAAGGCAAGGTGGTGCTCGAAATGCTGCTCGCGGCCAAACGCTTTGCCGCCGAATCGGTGCTGGTGCTCGAAAACCGGCTGGCAGGCCTCGATACAACCCTGCGCAAGGCGCCCGCGGACCTTCCGGTCTACGTGGCGGCCAGCGAGGTCATGGACAGGATTGCCGGCTTTCACATGCACCGCGGCATATTGGCGATCGGCCGCAAGGGCGAGGCGCAGTCTGCAGAGGCCTTGCTGGATACCCTGCCCGCCCGCGCGTTGATCGTCGTGCTGATCGGCATCGCCAACCATGACAATATGGGCTCGATCTTTCGCAACGCCGCCGCCTTCGGCGCCGATGCCGTGTTTCTGGACGCGACCTGCTGCGATCCTCTATACCGCAAGGCGATCCGCGTTTCGGTCGGCGCCGCGCTGAAAATTCCTTTTGCCTCCTTCACTGAGACCGTCGGCTTTACCGCGGCGCTCGATCGGCTGGGCTTCGGCCAATTCGCATTGTCGCCGCGCGGACAAACCGACATCCGCGATGCGAAAAGGACCGAACGGCTGGCGCTCTATCTCGGCACTGAAGGCGAAGGCCTGCCCGAGATGCTGCTCGCCCGCCTGCGGACAGTGCGGATCGATATGACAGAAGGCTTCGACAGCCTGAATGTCGCCGCCGCGTCAGCCATCGCCTTGCATCATTTCTCGGCAAGCAGGACCTGA
- a CDS encoding ArsR/SmtB family transcription factor, whose amino-acid sequence MVSKKLIANAESAASFLTLMGNEKRLLIMIYLADGEMSVGAIAEKVLLSQSALSQHLAKLRALDLVETRRDRQMIYYSCKSDAVRELLNTLDGIFDEGEPSQMAYRPRRSGT is encoded by the coding sequence ATGGTCTCGAAAAAACTAATCGCCAATGCCGAATCAGCGGCTTCGTTTCTGACGCTGATGGGCAACGAGAAACGACTGTTGATCATGATCTACCTGGCCGACGGTGAAATGTCGGTCGGCGCCATCGCCGAAAAGGTTCTGCTCAGCCAATCCGCGCTGTCACAGCATCTAGCCAAACTGCGGGCGCTCGATCTCGTCGAGACCCGGCGCGACCGGCAAATGATCTACTATTCCTGCAAGTCCGATGCCGTGCGCGAACTTCTCAACACGCTGGACGGAATTTTCGACGAGGGTGAGCCATCGCAGATGGCATACCGCCCGCGTCGCTCCGGGACTTGA
- a CDS encoding HugZ family pyridoxamine 5'-phosphate oxidase — protein MNDRKKDVIRETDAEAIRLAKTLIRSARFGALAVIEPGTGSPLASRVGVATDIDGTPLILVSMLSAHTGAILADPRCSLLVGEPGKGDPLAHPRLTLVCRAARLERGSDEHARAERRYLNRNPKAKLYAGLGDFSIFRLELERASLNGGFGKAYLLERADLVTTAPIVAELAAGEQSALDHMNADHSDAVAVYARHFAKAAGDGWVVTGFDADGMDLALGDDVCRVFFPEPLRTARELRHVLVDMAKTGRVAD, from the coding sequence TTGAACGATCGAAAGAAGGACGTGATCCGCGAGACCGACGCCGAAGCGATCAGGCTGGCGAAGACGCTGATCCGCAGTGCCCGTTTCGGCGCGCTGGCGGTGATCGAGCCCGGGACCGGATCGCCGCTGGCCAGCAGGGTTGGTGTCGCCACCGATATCGACGGCACGCCGCTGATCCTTGTATCGATGCTGTCCGCCCATACCGGCGCGATCCTTGCCGACCCGCGCTGTTCGCTGCTTGTCGGCGAGCCCGGCAAGGGCGACCCGCTGGCGCACCCACGGTTGACGCTCGTCTGTCGGGCGGCACGGCTTGAGCGTGGATCCGACGAGCACGCCCGCGCCGAACGGCGCTATCTCAACCGCAACCCCAAGGCGAAGCTCTATGCCGGTCTTGGCGACTTCTCGATCTTCCGCCTTGAGCTGGAGCGCGCCAGTCTCAACGGCGGCTTTGGCAAGGCTTACCTGCTCGAACGCGCCGATCTGGTCACGACCGCGCCGATCGTCGCAGAGCTTGCCGCTGGCGAACAATCCGCCCTCGACCATATGAATGCCGACCATAGCGACGCAGTTGCCGTCTACGCGCGCCACTTCGCCAAGGCGGCGGGCGACGGCTGGGTCGTCACCGGCTTTGACGCCGACGGCATGGACCTGGCATTGGGCGACGATGTCTGCCGGGTGTTCTTTCCCGAGCCATTGAGGACGGCGCGCGAGCTCAGGCATGTTCTGGTCGACATGGCAAAAACCGGCCGAGTGGCGGATTAA